The window AATGATAAATTATACCACGCTTAGGCAAACCAATCCGACTGACGAAGTTAAGTTCAAATACATTAGTCTCTCTTTACGATGCATGTCTTACTATCATAATGAAAATTATGATATCTGGATTTCAATGTTTAAACCAATGCACAATTTTTAATTCGATAAACGTGTAGGCATCTCATTTGCACCAAAATCAAACCAAGTGAATCTGGACGAGCATGTTAGGTAATTGAATCATTAGGACAACATTTTTGGTTCTTCGAATGACTAAACCCAACATGCAAGCCACATTTTCTATGCCCTAGAAGTTTCCATAAATATGACTGCCTAATATATACTAGAAATCGCTATAAAAATATTTGTTAGTGTGTCTATAATTTATAAATCTCTATCATAATATTTAATATAATATTACAAGATATATGAACACACGCATGTATATGCAAATGTGTATACACTACATCGTTTATGCAATATTAGAAAAATAAATATGAAACCTTGTCTTACCaataaagaaaaaaaattgatacATCATAAAAAATTTATTTTGTAGAATTAAAATTTTCAATTATATACATTACAGCTGCATACCAATGAATAATATAACTGttatttgaaaacattttatGTGGCTAAGTAAGAAAAAAATATTAATTACAATTGTACTATGGTAAACTTAGTTTAAAATAAGTATAAAAGTTTAATATGAAAAACAATTGATTTACATTGCCTCGGGCCCAAAAATACTTTGGACCGGCTCTGGAAGGCGGGATAGAATTCAGAGGAGCAGCCATTTGATTTCTCATTAGCTAAATAAAATGATTAAGTATGACAGAGTCCACAAGCGGTCGATCAGAAGAGGGGAATTGTTGGAGTTAGCACTAAGCAATTCTTGGCCACACCGCCAGCAATGTCTGTTGGTCGGCGTCCTGTCGTGTTCGATCGGGAACAAACAACGAACGCTCTGACTAAGCTAGCTAGCAGAGCAACGAAGAAGAAAATAGACACGAACATGCATGCTGGAGCAGACAGATCAACAGGAAACAAACGCACGACTGCCCCTTCCTTTGCTTCACTTGAGTCGTCCAACTTATAGGCCGACGGCTTCGGACGACGTGGCGGCTTGACGACCAAGTGATTGGGCTCCCTTGATGAACGTGACCTTGGGTATCGGGGCGACTCAGATGGAGTAGGACTGCTTCTGTCTCAGCAACGTGAAAGTGAGCTCGGCGGGTTCCACGTCGACCAACACCAAACTGGGCATGGCCACCGCCACCTTGTACACCTCCGGTTTGCAGGTTGGTCAGTGTCCTGACCacgagctgctgctgctggaacAAGGTCACGACGATGCTTGGATAGTTGAGTTGTTCTTGGGGCACACCTTCATGATCGGAGCACAGACCGGAGCTGTTGCGGCTAACGGGCCGCATCGCCATCTCGCCCAAGTTGGAGCACAAGTAGCCTATGTACTGTGCTTTGTTGATGCCGTAGGCCAGGCCAGGGTCCATGGCCCTGGCCAAGTCGACGTGGCCAACGCCTGTCGCGTAGAGGGCAGCAGGATGTGCCCCCCGCTGTTGTCTCGGGTGGAGGCTGTCATCATCAGCGCTGACCTGCAAATCGATCCAAAAAGCAGCAGCATGATCGAATATTAGATACTGTAACAAGTACTCGTACTAGCTAGCAGCTCGGGAACAAAGGGAATTATATGATTGCTTGCATAACGTTGTGTGTGGTAACGCAGAAGCGGGAATATATTTTTTCCATTATCAAAAAAATATACTCCTATATGATGATTGCTTGCATTGGCCGGCGGAATTACGTACCTCATGATGGCCGGACCCCGCGTCGGATGCACCCTCTTTAGAAGTGCCATGAGCCCGCTCACATGGGGCGTGGCCATCGAGGTGCCCGACTTGAAAGCCAACGCCTCTGGGCGAGGATGTTGAGCCCCGGAGCCAGCAGATCCGGCTTGAGGACGCCGGGGCTCAACTTGCTCAAGCCACGCCCCGACAAGTCAGCCACCGTAGCGCCGGCGATGAATCCTGCGTGCCGGCATCCCAGTTGACGAGGGCATAGCGTATCGGCCCGCCTGACGCGAACTTCTTCAGGATCTCACTCTGCTTGTGGGTCACTTGAATGACCTGACTCAATGGGCCGAAGTCGTGCAAAACAATGGTATATCCAACCTTTTCTGGTTGTACCAAGACAACGAGACCTCCTCGCTGGCGCCTTAAGCACCAGTAGACGAAACCAGCGCTCACGCGGCTCTCTACGTGGGCCGGCCCGAGAA is drawn from Aegilops tauschii subsp. strangulata cultivar AL8/78 chromosome 1, Aet v6.0, whole genome shotgun sequence and contains these coding sequences:
- the LOC141040785 gene encoding subtilisin-like protease 1, which translates into the protein MATPHVSGLMALLKRVSADDDSLHPRQQRGAHPAALYATGVGHVDLARAMDPGLAYGINKAQYIGYLCSNLGEMAMRPVSRNSSGLCSDHEGVPQEQLNYPSIVVTLFQQQQLVVRTLTNLQTGGVQGGGGHAQFGVGRRGTRRAHFHVAETEAVLLHLSRPDTQVILFIGMQL